A window from Culex pipiens pallens isolate TS chromosome 3, TS_CPP_V2, whole genome shotgun sequence encodes these proteins:
- the LOC120426164 gene encoding putative metabolite transport protein YncC codes for MAAITLEPPPHAIELKKRSHSYEEALELAGFGPAQYVLTFLSGCCLMAAMNESIVISFVLSAGHCDLGLDARQVGMIGGVIFLGIMISSFFWGYQADTRGRKTVLQCALFATTACSVASSFATGFTSMALLRFAAGMCVSASSAIAYTYLGEFCTGQRRGQMVAYAAMMISFGIVYGASISWWILSYDWRVQLTDSFVYRPWRLLFILCTIPGFLVGVAFYCLPESPKFLLSQNRSTEALQVLTKMYQLNNGREKYYEVYELTPEVGVSMTTKKGWDGVRQSLKDQTAPLLERPYLGYFAICCTNCIISFAIYGGFCLWFPQIMNQVLSDTSGKGTVACKVLQGNKSGQNQNDTQCSETIQQETFYYTIVLGFIGMFCSLVLSLVLRRVSSKPVMIFNMAIAGTAGILLQFVTNSYAVAVLFSVEIMFCAMGVTLINASAVSLFPTHVKGMATSLINMTGRFSTFLFSSVVGMLMAQSCHLTFYVLSGLLFMSSALTLLLP; via the exons ATGGCAGCCATTACGCTTGAACCGCCACCGCACGCCATCGAACTCAAGAAGCGCTCGCACAGCTACGAGGAAGCGCTCGAGTTGGCCGGATTCGGACCGGCCCAGTACGTGTTGACGTTTTTGTCCGGTTGCTGCCTGATGGCCGCCATGAACGAGTCCATCGTGATCAGCTTCGTGCTGTCGGCGGGTCATTGTGACCTGGGGCTGGATGCCCGCCAGGTGGGGATGATTGGCGGGGTTATCTTTCTGG GAATCATGATATCGTCGTTCTTTTGGGGGTATCAGGCGGATACTCGCGGTCGGAAGACGGTTCTGCAGTGTGCCCTGTTTGCCACTACGGCATGTTCGGTAGCTTCCAGCTTTGCCACGGGGTTCACGTCCATGGCGTTGTTGAGGTTTGCGGCTGGGATGTGTGTCTCGGCTTCGTCGGCCATTGCTTACACCTATTTGGGGGAGTTTTGCACGGGTCAACGGAGAGGACAAATGGTGGCGTACGCCGCCATGATGATCTCGTTTGGAATCGTGTATGGAGCTT CTATTAGTTGGTGGATCCTGTCGTACGACTGGCGAGTTCAGCTCACCGATTCCTTCGTGTATCGACCGTGGCGATTGCTGTTCATCCTGTGCACAATCCCTGGCTTCTTGGTGGGCGTTGCGTTCTACTGCCTGCCGGAAAGTCCCAAATTTTTGCTCTCTCAAAATCGATCGACCGAGGCGTTGCAGGTCCTCACGAAGATGTATCAGCTCAACAATGGTCGTGAAAAGTACTACGAAGTGTACGAACTAACGCCGGAGGTTGGCGTTAGCATGACTACGAAGAAAGGATGGGACGGCGTTCGGCAGTCGTTGAAGGACCAAACTGCGCCCCTTTTGGAAAGGCCGTATTTGGGTTATTTCGCGATTTGTTGCACAAATTGCATCATTTCGTTTGCCAT CTACGGAGGATTCTGTCTCTGGTTCCCACAAATCATGAACCAAGTCCTGTCGGATACCTCCGGCAAGGGTACCGTAGCCTGCAAAGTTCTCCAGGGAAACAAATCAGGTCAAAACCAGAACGACACGCAGTGCAGCGAGACGATCCAGCAGGAAACCTTCTACTACACGATCGTTCTCGGATTCATCGGAATGTTCTGCAGTCTGGTCCTATCGCTGGTCTTGCGACGGGTTTCCAGCAAACCGGTGATGATCTTCAACATGGCCATAGCTGGAACCGCCGGCATCCTGCTCCAGTTCGTGACCAACAGTTACGCGGTGGCGGTGCTCTTCAGCGTCGAGATCATGTTCTGCGCGATGGGCGTTACGCTGATCAACGCCTCGGCAGTTTCTCTTTTCCCGACGCACGTAAAGGGAATGGCCACTTCGCTGATCAACATGACGGGACGGTTCAGCACGTTCCTGTTTTCGTCCGTCGTTGGCATGCTGATGGCTCAGAGCTGTCATTTGACGTTCTACGTGCTAAGCGGACTTTTGTTCATGAGTTCGGCACTGACTCTTCTCTTACCGTGA
- the LOC120425474 gene encoding synaptic vesicle glycoprotein 2B-like — MAPRVQDVTFPVITVDLPRVQVKGRSHTYEEALDLAGFGRAQLGLMALAGCCLMAAMNESMVASFVLSAGHCDLGLDPEKIGAIGGAIFLGNMLASYFWGYQADTRGRKTVLQCALFATSACSVVSSFATDFISLLVLRFLAGLCISATSAIAYTYLGEFCTAQRRGQVVAYASVMISFGVVYVAVVSWWTLSYDWRFTLTDTFSYRPWRLLFILCTIPGMLAGVTLCLLPESPKFLLSQNRPAEALQVLRSLHRINSGDACAYEVIKLVPEVDGNLTKVAGWSGVLASMKDQTIPLLKMPYLKNFVICCTNCVVAFSVYSLCLWFPQIMDQVLSDISAKGTVACTILQSNNSNQHKDDLQCNETIQTETFLYTILLGITGMFCSLVLSIILRRFSSKPVMIITLAIAGTAGILLQFITNSYAVAVLFSVEIMFCAMGVTLINATAVSLFPTHVKGMATSLINMMGRFGCFVFATIMGALVAQNCPVTFYVLSGSLFLCSALSYFLP, encoded by the exons ATGGCGCCTCGCGTGCAGGATGTCACCTTTCCCGTCATCACCGTTGATCTGCCCCGGGTTCAAGTGAAGGGTCGATCGCACACATACGAGGAAGCTCTGGATCTGGCCGGCTTTGGTCGAGCCCAGCTTGGTTTGATGGCTCTGGCCGGGTGCTGTCTGATGGCCGCTATGAACGAGTCCATGGTCGCGAGCTTTGTCCTATCAGCGGGACATTGTGACCTCGGGTTGGACCCGGAAAAGATCGGGGCGATCGGCGGAGCGATCTTTTTGG GAAACATGTTAGCGTCCTACTTCTGGGGCTACCAGGCCGATACTCGCGGCCGGAAGACGGTTCTCCAGTGTGCACTGTTTGCCACCTCGGCATGCTCGGTGGTGTCTAGCTTTGCCACGGACTTCATCTCTCTGCTTGTGCTGAGGTTCCTAGCAGGGCTCTGCATTTCCGCTACATCTGCCATAGCTTACACCTATTTGGGTGAGTTCTGCACCGCTCAACGAAGAGGACAAGTGGTGGCATACGCATCAGTGATGATCTCGTTTGGAGTTGTGTATGTTGCTG TGGTAAGTTGGTGGACATTATCCTACGACTGGCGGTTTACCCTAACCGATACCTTCTCGTACCGACCGTGGCGATTGCTGTTCATTCTATGCACCATTCCGGGCATGCTCGCCGGAGTTACGTTGTGCCTTCTACCGGAAAGTccgaaatttttgctctctcAAAATCGACCTGCTGAAGCGTTGCAGGTTCTTCGGAGTTTGCATCGTATCAACAGTGGTGATGCATGCGCCTACGAAGTCATCAAACTGGTTCCGGAAGTCGATGGAAACTTGACAAAAGTCGCAGGATGGAGTGGTGTTCTAGCATCGATGAAGGATCAGACGATTCCGCTGCTGAAGATGCCATACCTAAAGAACTTCGTGATCTGCTGTACAAACTGTGTCGTTGCTTTTTCTGTGTACAGCTTGTGCCTCTGGTTTCCTCAAATCATGGATCAAGTACTGTCGGACATCTCCGCCAAGGGCACCGTCGCGTGCACCATTCTTCAGAGTAACAACTCCAATCAACACAAAGACGATCTACAGTGTAACGAAACGATTCAAACCGAGACGTTTCTCTACACGATCCTTCTCGGAATCACCGGAATGTTCTGCAGTCTGGTTCTATCCATTATCCTACGTCGATTCTCCAGCAAACCGGTGATGATCATCACCCTGGCCATAGCTGGAACCGCCGGTATCCTGCTTCAATTCATCACCAACAGTTACGCAGTGGCGGTGCTCTTCAGCGTCGAGATCATGTTCTGCGCCATGGGAGTCACGCTGATCAACGCCACGGCAGTTTCGCTGTTCCCGACGCACGTGAAGGGAATGGCCACTTCGCTGATCAACATGATGGGACGGTTCGGGTGCTTCGTGTTTGCAACTATTATGGGAGCGTTGGTGGCCCAGAACTGTCCGGTGACTTTCTACGTGCTCAGTGGATCGCTGTTCTTGTGCTCGGCATTGTCCTACTTTCTTCCGTAG